A genome region from Clupea harengus chromosome 7, Ch_v2.0.2, whole genome shotgun sequence includes the following:
- the LOC116221195 gene encoding inactive phospholipid phosphatase 7-like, translating into MPVTQGRSRRERNNVLNRPEFMSLNQPLRTNNAEVRGGSGRKPANKHPQSQHHAPETAQPETPENNTDRRESIKLPEEDCMLLNPSFKVIAMNSLFAIDICLSKRLGVCARTSSSWGSMRSMVKLLALTGHAIPWVIGTIWSLTRSNTLAGQEVLINLLLGKTSTTQL; encoded by the coding sequence ATGCCAGTGACGCAAGGTCGATCCAGGAGGGAACGGAACAATGTTCTGAACCGACCCGAGTTCATGTCACTGAACCAGCCGTTACGGACTAATAATGCTGAAGTTCGCGGCGGGTCCGGACGGAAACCCGCCAATAAACACCCGCAGAGTCAACACCACGCGCCTGAGACCGCGCAGCCGGAGACGCCGGAGAATAACACTGACCGGCGGGAATCGATCAAACTACCAGAGGAGGACTGCATGCTGCTCAATCCATCTTTCAAAGTGATCGCTATGAACTCACTCTTCGCTATTGACATCTGCCTATCCAAGAGACTCGGGGTGTGCGCgcgcacctcctcctcctggggcAGTATGCGCTCCATGGTGAAGCTGCTCGCGCTGACCGGGCACGCGATCCCCTGGGTGATCGGCACGATCTGGAGCCTGACCAGGAGCAACACGTTGGCAGGGCAAGAGGTTCTGATTAACTTGCTTCTGGGTAAGACTTCTACCACACAGCTATGA
- the LOC105912068 gene encoding nucleus accumbens-associated protein 2 codes for MSHLLHMEIPNFGSAVLDSLNEQRLLGQHCDVAIMVNTHTFKAHRAVLAASSLYFRDLFSGSGGQALFELPSSVTASCFQQILSFCYTGKMTVSASEQLMVMYTAGYLQIQNIVERGMDLMFKANPPPPYCDSQTPAAAGDDPPTTPPPPPDNQQQQQPMPACDIKQEKVETALCSQSEEARGKGGGGGARGLMPRGSALFYSGVGANGGLLGVYPYDLVSGDNTSPGASSLPATDSPTSHQNEDEDLEEDAYDTLPGVKKLYGYSINHYGMQEKMELSSIPVSLESRYCVLLGGDREALPASLISQIGYRCHPALYTEGDPGERLELIAGSGVFMTRGQLMNCHLCAGIKHKVLLRRLLAAFFDRNTLADSCGTGIRSSNCDPSRKPLDSRILNTVKLYCQNFAPNFKESEMNVIAADMCTNARRVRKRWLPKIKSMLPEAMEAYRSAVAVVVGPADTAPPAAASTTFPFEAEFKHLTASSLQMEQHLYGDARGDRDPLRTLPHFPAGPDAKAPPVGELEDAAESAKGREDSEEGGRGGRAETTTERGVLTVHPGNKKADGSSGSSTPKVHSSDQPGEKVPTEEQ; via the exons ATGTCCCACCTCTTGCACATGGAGATTCCCAACTTCGGTTCGGCCGTATTGGACAGCCTGAACGAGCAGCGGCTCCTGGGTCAGCACTGCGACGTGGCCAtcatggtgaacacacacaccttcaaggCCCACCGCGCCGTCCTCGCCGCCAGCAGCCTCTACTTCCGCGACCTGTTCAGCGGCAGCGGCGGCCAGGCGCTGTTCGAGCTGCCCTCCTCCGTCACGGCCTCCTGCTTCCAGCAGATCCTGTCCTTCTGCTACACGGGCAAGATGACGGTGTCGGCCAGCGAGCAGCTGATGGTGATGTACACCGCCGGCTACCTGCAGATCCAGAACATCGTGGAGCGCGGCATGGACCTGATGTTCAAGGCCAACCCCCCGCCACCCTACTGCGACTCCCAGACGCCCGCAGCCGCCGGCGACGACCCCCCGACGaccccgccgccgccgcccgacaaccagcagcagcagcagccgatGCCCGCCTGCGACATCAAGCAGGAGAAGGTGGAGACGGCGCTGTGCTCCCAGAGCGAGGAGGCGCGGGGCAAGGGGGGCGGCGGTGGTGCCAGGGGCCTGATGCCCAGGGGCAGCGCCCTCTTCTACAGCGGGGTGGGGGCCAACGGGGGGCTCCTGGGGGTGTACCCCTACGACCTGGTCTCCGGGGACAACACCAGCCCCGGGGCCTCCAGCCTCCCCGCCACAGACAGCCCCACGTCCCACCAGAACGAGGACGAGGACCTGGAGGAGGACGCCTACGACACCCTGCCCGGCGTCAAGAAGCTCTACGGGTACTCCATCAACCACTACGGCA TGCAGGAGAAGATGGAACTGTCCTCCATCCCCGTGTCCCTGGAGAGCCGCTATTGTGTGTTACTGGGTGGCGACCGGGAGGCGCTGCCCGCCAGCCTCATCAGTCAGATCGGGTACCGCTGCCACCCTGCCCTCTACACCGAGGGTGACCcgggagagagactggagctgATCGCAG GCTCCGGTGTGTTTATGACGCGAGGACAGCTGATGAACTGTCACCTGTGCGCCGGCATCAAACATAAAGTGCTGCTGCGCCGCCTCCTCGCTGCCTTCTTCGACAG AAATACACTAGCGGACAGCTGTGGAACTGGAATCCGCTCGTCGAACTGTGACCCCAGCAGGAAGCCTTTAGACAGCCGCATTTTGAACACTGTTAAAC TTTACTGTCAGAACTTCGCTCCCAACTTCAAGGAGAGCGAGATGAACGTGATCGCGGCGGACATGTGCACCAACGCCCGGCGCGTGCGTAAGCGCTGGCTCCCCAAGATCAAGTCCATGCTGCCCGAGGCCATGGAGGCGTACCGGAGCGctgtggcggtggtggtgggacCTGCGGACACGGCCCCCCCCGCGGCGGCCAGCACCACCTTCCCTTTCGAGGCAGAATTCAAACACCTGACGGCGTCCAGCCTCCAGATGGAGCAGCACCTGTACGGAGACGCGCGCGGCGACCGCGACCCGCTCCGAACGCTCCCTCACTTCCCCGCCGGCCCGGACGCCAAGGCCCCCCCCGTGGGCGAGCTGGAGGACGCCGCGGAGTCGGCGAAGGGCCGAGAAGACtcggaggagggggggagaggaggccgCGCAGAAACCACAACAGAGAGAGGCGTCCTCACCGTACACCCCGGCAACAAGAAGGCCGACGGGTCGTCAGGCTCGTCCACCCCGAAGGTGCACAGTAGCGATCAGCCCGGGGAGAAGGTTCCCACAGAGGAACAGTGA
- the LOC116221194 gene encoding protein FAM78A-like: MGCVQSSGRCKPRFCDTITVLELNASIDPKPTTIDESSDVVLRYRTPHFRASAQVLVPPVLKREIWTVGWIQACNQMDFYNHYGNEGLSSWELPELRSGRVLALSDSDGVSYPWYGSTSEIYTIVGPTRRDTKLTVSMNDNFHPSVTWSVPIATLGSPAQLTGIRRDQRFTTWLVARNEASGETTLLRTVRWRMRLRIDVDPQRPLGQRARLLEPLLQDEPQVLAKNELIPANALDQPNANDAQMLMWRPSNTQPIMVIPPKHTHT; this comes from the exons ATGGGGTGTGTTCAGAGTAGTGGCCGGTGCAAACCGCGTTTCTGTGACACAATCACTGTGCTTGAGTTGAACGCCTCCATTGACCCAAAGCCCACAACTATTGATGAGTCGTCTGACGTGGTTCTGCGCTACCGGACGCCACACTTCCGAGCTTCGGCTCAGGTTCTGGTTCCGCCGGTGCTCAAGAGAGAGATCTGGACCGTGGGCTGGATTCAGGCCTGCAACCAGATGGACTTCTACAACCACTACGGAAACGAAGgcct GTCCAGCTGGGAGTTGCCTGAGCTCCGCTCCGGTCGTGTCCTGGCGCTGAGCGACTCCGACGGCGTGAGCTACCCTTGGTACGGCAGCACCAGCGAGATCTACACCATCGTGGGCCCCACCAGGAGAGACACCAAACTCACCGTGTCCATGAACGACAACTTCCACCCCAGCGTCACCTGGAGCGTCCCCATAGCAACGCTGGGCAGTCCGGCGCAGCTCACCGGCATCCGGCGCGACCAGCGCTTCACCACGTGGCTGGTGGCACGCAACGAGGCGTCGGGCGAGACCACGCTGCTGCGCACGGTGCGCTGGCGGATGCGGCTCCGCATTGACGTCGACCCCCAGCGACCCCTGGGTCAAAGGGCGCGTCTCCTGGAGCCGCTGCTGCAGGACGAGCCGCAGGTTCTGGCCAAGAACGAGCTCATACCGGCCAACGCCCTGGACCAGCCCAACGCCAACGACGCTCAGATGCTCATGTGGAGACCCAGCAACACACAGCCTATCATGGTCatcccacccaaacacacacacacatag
- the LOC116220985 gene encoding xenotropic and polytropic retrovirus receptor 1 homolog translates to MRFSDVLAVHSIPEWKKKYISYGMLKSLLNAEESPGSRDEDWQYLKAAHKEFFRCCENELTLVTGFYLEKLMEAKRKMAAFGSVPPQTQTQPQTQTQDQDRGRGRCLSPHGDPISDLLRVCKGNPDLQQLKLATSELHLSLAYLQRYQVSELHLSLAYLQRYQVSELHLSLAYLHSYQVSELHLSLAYLHSYQQLNYSGFCKIMKKYDAKFVSERGQRWKRERLDASLLNTDSNERQQLMDKLEEWEQVRPLLRVHRGVFLLVEFLLLLGCSVFLWSRSGVNHVLIFQLDPRDPLSHQHLFQVRQGSGSGVGVGGRGSITSSSSSWTPEIPSLISTSFSVLACLCPPLVTLPRLLPPLLLHGLLLLLLINPTPTCHPHARRWLRALLLRVVTAPLRPVAFADCWLADQLNSLSPLFLDLWQLLCSYGNEGAGQDAGRDAEQAGSVLSSLAVTCLLQCLPPGLRVAQCLRQFWDSGDAVHLLNAGKYFTVFLMVMFAGLYNQARVSTCLSVLVCVGWDLSMDWTLLQGHGLLRKELLYTHEMRDSVTAATISTILGPLEVLRRCVWNMFRLESEQLRNCDLTRAVRNVDFPESSACLPEHVLREWRLDQEELDQHQHQHQQHQHQQKHQQHCRTTTENSCMHLIHTCLTR, encoded by the exons ATGAGGTTCTCAGACGTCCTGGCTGTCCACTCCATCCCAGAATGGAAGAAGAAGTACATCAGCTACGGG ATGCTGAAGTCTCTTCTGAACGCAGAGGAGAGCCCAGGATCCCGTGATGAGG ATTGGCAGTATCTCAAAGCTGCACACAAGGAGTTCTTCCGATGCTGTGAGAATGAGCTGACTCTGGTGACTGGCTTCTACTTAG aGAAGCTAATGGAGGCTAAAAGGAAGATGGCTGCCTTTGGATCTGTCCCCCCGcaaacccaaacccaaccccAGACCCAAACCCAGGACCAGGACCGGGGCCGGGGCCGGTGTCTGAGCCCCCACGGAGATCCCATATCTGACCTGCTGAGGGTCTGTAAAGGCAACCCTGATCTCCAGCAGCTCAAACTGGCCACGAGTGAACTCCACCTCAGCCTGGCGTACCTGCAGAGATACCAGGTGAGTGAACTCCACCTCAGCCTGGCGTACCTGCAGAGATACCAGGTGAGTGAACTGCACCTCAGCCTGGCGTACCTGCACAGCTACCAGGTGAGTGAACTGCACCTCAGCCTGGCGTACCTGCACAGCTACCAG CAGCTGAACTACAGCGGTTTCTGTAAGATCATGAAGAAGTACGATGCTAAGTTTGTGTCAGAGCGAGGTCAGAGATGGAAGCGTGAGAGGCTGGACGCGTCGCTGCTCAACACCGACAGCAATGAACGCCAGCAGCTCATGGACAAGTTAGAG GAGTGGGAGCAGGTGCGGCCGCTGCTTCGGGTCCACAGAGGCGTGTTCCTGCTGGTGGagttcctgctgctgctggggtgcAGCGTGTTCCTGTGGAGCAG GTCGGGGGTCAATCACGTCCTCATCTTCCAGCTGGACCCCAGAgatcctctctctcatcagcaCCTCTTTCAGGTGAGACAAGGCTCGGGGTCGGGGGTCGGGGTCGGGGGTCGGGGGTCAATCACGTCCTCATCTTCCAGCTGGACCCCAGAGATCCCCTCTCTCATCAGCACCTCTTTCAG TGTGTTGGCGTGTCTTTGCCCCCCCCTCGTGACGCTGCCCCGCCTGCTGCCCCCCCTCCTGCTCCAcggcctcctgctgctcctgctgatcAACCCCACCCCAACCTGCCACCCCCACGCCCGGCGCTGGCTACGGGCCCTActg CTCCGAGTGGTCACTGCTCCTCTGCGGCCCGTGGCGTTTGCAGACTGCTGGCTGGCGGACCAGCTCAACAGCCTGAGCCCACTGTTCCTGGACCtgtggcagctgctctgttccTATGGCAACGAGGGCGCTGGGCAGGACGCTGGGCGGGACGCTG agcaggcaggcagtgtGCTGTCCTCGCTGGCTGTGACGTGCCTTCTCCAGTGTCTCCCCCCCGGGCTGCGTGTGGCTCAGTGCCTGAGGCAGTTCTGGGACAGCGGAGACGCCGTCCACCTGCTCAACGCCGGCAAATACTTCACCGTCTTCCTCATGGTCATGTTTGCCGGACTCTACAACCAAGCCAGAG TGTCCACCTGCTtgagtgtgctggtgtgtgtgggctgggacCTGAGCATGGACTGGACTCTACTGCAGGGTCATGGACTCCTGAGGAAAGAGCTGCTCTACACAcacgag ATGAGAGACTCTGTGACTGCAGccaccatcagcaccatccTAGGCCCTCTGGAAGTGCTCag ACGATGTGTGTGGAACATGTTCCGCCTGGAGAGCGAGCAGCTGAGGAACTGTGATCTGACACGCGCCGTCAGAAACGTGGACTTCCCAGAATCCTCTGCGTGTCTGCCCGAGCACGTCCTGCGTGAGTGGAGACTGGACCAGGAGGAGCTggaccagcaccagcaccagcaccagcagcaccagcaccagcagaagCACCAGCAGCACTGCAGGACCACCACAGAGAACTCCTGCATGCATCTCATACACACCTGTCTGACCAGGTGA